From the genome of Metarhizium brunneum chromosome 4, complete sequence, one region includes:
- the PROR_1 gene encoding Proteinase R: protein MRLLIFLSGLAVSIAAPGSAPRAVHAPLLIPRGDDASLVADRYVVYLRSGASEADHKDAIKSFNIKPRHEYKHLRRGFSATLDGNTLAGLRRHPAVDFIEQVTTSSISSSEPVNRALQNSTGTPIEQKGATWNLGRISNQKSTSEGESKYVYDSRAGEGTCTYVIDTGVDDTHPEFEGRALQIKSFVANSTVDDSADGHGTHVAGIIGSASYGVAKKTKIFGIKVLDSNGDAEGDRLIAGLEYVPVDAANRTCPNGVVVNYSINSKGYAKSINVAAAELAKKGYFVAVAAGNKPRDVAQSSPASEATVCTVGSIDINNKPAVDTGYGPGVDLMAPGVDILSLQPDNRTSLLSGTSMATPHVTGLAAYFASIYGKSAIPNMCQYLKDVAVKGAVKEQRLCTANLVATNAVVDV, encoded by the exons ATGCGTCTTCTGATATTCCTCTCTGGGCTAGCTGTCTCCATCGCTGCCCCTGGTTCTGCACCGCGGGCCGTCCATGCGCCACTCCTTATTCCTCGTGGGGACGATGCAAGCCTCGTTGCCGATAGATACGTCGTCTACCTTCGCTCTGGCGCCTCTGAAGCCGACCACAAAGACGCTATAAAAAGTTTTAATATCAAGCCCAGACACGAATACAAGCACCTCCGCCGCGGTTTTTCAGCCACTCTTGACGGAAATACACTTGCGGGCTTGCGAAGACATCCAGCT GTCGACTTCATTGAACAAGTGACAACGTCTTCCATTTCTAGTTCCGAGCCAGTGAATCGGGCCCTTCAAAACTCGACAGGCACTCCTATCGAGCAGAAGGGCGCAACGTGGAATCTGGGCCGCATTTCAAACCAAAAATCAACTTCCGAGGGTGAATCCAAGTACGTGTACGACTCTCGAGCCGGCGAGGGCACCTGCACCTATGTTATCGACACTGGAGTGGACGACACTCACCCG GAGTTTGAAGGGCGCGCACTGCAAATCAAGTCCTTCGTCGCCAACTCAACCGTCGATGACAGCGcagacggccatggcacccACGTTGCCGGCATCATTGGCAGTGCttcctacggagtagcaaaaaagaccaagatATTCGGCATCAAAGTATTGGACTCTAATGGtgatgccgagggcgacaGGCTCATTGCAG GCCTCGAGTACGTGCCCGTCGATGCCGCGAATCGCACCTGCCCCAATGGCGTCGTGGTCAATTATAGCATCAATTCAAAAGGCTACGCCAAATCCATCAATGTTGCCGCGGCCGAACTCGCCAAGAAGGGCTATTTCgtggccgtcgcggccggcAACAAGCCCAGAGACGTGGCGCAGTCGTCGCCCGCCTCCGAGGCGACGGTCTGCACTGTCGGGTCTATTGATATTAACAATAAGCCTGCCGTCGACACTGGTTACGGCCCGGGCGTTGATCTGATGGCTCCTGGTGTGGACATCTTGTCGCTTCAGCCGGATAACAGAACT TCATTGTTGAGTGGAACGTCAATGGCCACGCCCCATGTTACTGGTCTGGCGGCGTATTTTGCTTCTATTTATGGCAAGTCGGCTATTCCGAA
- the DYR_1 gene encoding Dihydrofolate reductase, translated as MATGSECMTATIIVAATPSMGMSYKTRMPWPKLKRESGYFESTTTRSTDPQTMNAVIMGYKTWDKTPTKRYPGRINVVITQNPEKVRPRLQGDLRTEPLHVATSLEGAMELLSETYRCSSSSSSDGSFGSGSWLPDLGRVFIIGGAGLCHEALQMPWVDRLLLTRIGADFNADTFFPLDIDGRGNGEWARQSDRAFQDWVGPDAPDGMQIEDGIAWEAYMFTRTA; from the coding sequence ATGGCCACCGGTAGCGAATGCATGACGGCAACTATCATCGTGGCGGCCACACCGTCCATGGGAATGAGCTACAAAACACGTATGCCATGGCCCAAACTAAAGCGAGAAAGCGGCTACTTTGAATCCACGACCACAAGAAGCACAGACCCGCAAACGATGAATGCTGTGATAATGGGCTACAAGACGTGGGACAAGACTCCTACCAAGAGATACCCCGGCCGAATCAATGTTGTCATCACACAAAACCCAGAGAAAGTTCGGCCTCGGTTGCAGGGTGATTTGAGGACAGAGCCGCTTCATGTGGCGACAAGCCTTGAAGGCGCAATGGAGCTTCTGTCGGAGACTTACCGgtgctcgagctcgagctccTCGGATGGCTCATTTGGCAGCGGCAGTTGGCTTCCAGATCTGGGCCGCGTATTTATCATCGGTGGGGCTGGGCTGTGTCATGAGGCACTGCAGATGCCGTGGGTAGATCGTCTGCTGCTTACGCGGATCGGAGCCGATTTCAACGCCGACACGTTCTTTCCTTTGGATATTGATGGCCGCGGGAATGGTGAGTGGGCTCGGCAAAGTGACAGGGCTTTTCAAGACTGGGTAGGGCCTGATGCTCCGGATGGCATGCAGATTGAGGACGGAATTGCATGGGAGGCGTACATGTTTACGCGGACTGCTTGA